Proteins encoded together in one Gemmatimonadota bacterium DH-78 window:
- the meaB gene encoding methylmalonyl Co-A mutase-associated GTPase MeaB, producing MADAGRAELSVADHVEGVRRGDRAVLARTITLIESRAPVHADKAAAVLAALAPAAGGSIRVGITGVPGVGKSTFIEALGMHLIDAGHRVAVLAVDPSSTVSRGSILGDKTRMERLSREPRAYIRPSPTAGTLGGVTRRSRETILVCEAAGFDVVLVETVGVGQSEVAVRSMVDAFLLLMLTGAGDELQGIKKGVIELADAIVVHKADGDNLDAARRTRADFESALRYLAPATEGWTTRALTASSVTGEGVAEVWETVDEFVAATRQSGAFERRRRAQVLDWLRSMVEQRLVGRFEAHDGVRALRPEVEAAVLDGRLSVPAAVDRLLERYES from the coding sequence ATGGCTGACGCCGGCCGCGCCGAACTGTCGGTCGCGGACCACGTCGAGGGGGTGCGCCGAGGCGACCGCGCCGTGCTGGCCCGCACCATCACTCTGATCGAGAGCCGCGCACCGGTCCACGCCGACAAGGCGGCGGCGGTGCTGGCCGCTCTCGCTCCCGCGGCGGGCGGCTCGATTCGGGTCGGCATCACGGGGGTGCCCGGGGTGGGAAAGAGCACTTTCATCGAGGCGCTCGGCATGCATCTGATCGACGCCGGGCACCGGGTGGCCGTGCTGGCGGTGGATCCGAGCAGCACGGTGTCGAGGGGCAGCATTCTGGGCGACAAGACCCGCATGGAGCGCCTCTCTCGCGAACCGCGGGCCTACATCCGCCCCTCCCCCACCGCGGGCACTCTCGGCGGGGTCACCCGCAGGAGCCGCGAGACGATCCTGGTGTGCGAGGCGGCCGGCTTCGACGTGGTGCTGGTCGAGACGGTCGGCGTCGGGCAGAGCGAGGTCGCGGTGCGTTCGATGGTCGACGCCTTCCTCCTGTTGATGCTGACCGGGGCCGGCGACGAGCTCCAGGGCATCAAGAAGGGGGTGATCGAGCTCGCCGACGCGATCGTCGTGCACAAGGCCGACGGCGACAACCTCGACGCCGCCCGCCGTACCCGGGCCGACTTCGAGTCCGCGCTGCGCTACCTCGCTCCCGCCACGGAGGGATGGACGACCCGCGCCCTGACCGCGTCGTCGGTCACCGGAGAGGGGGTGGCCGAGGTGTGGGAGACGGTCGACGAGTTCGTTGCCGCCACCCGGCAGAGCGGGGCGTTCGAGCGGCGGCGCCGAGCCCAGGTGCTCGACTGGCTCCGCTCGATGGTGGAGCAGCGGCTGGTCGGCCGCTTCGAGGCGCACGACGGAGTGAGGGCGCTCCGACCGGAGGTGGAGGCGGCGGTGCTGGACGGACGACTGTCGGTACCCGCGGCGGTCGATCGCCTGCTGGAGCGCTACGAGTCGTGA
- a CDS encoding SRPBCC family protein, translating to MITFANLGGGRHELHTEAVLPLSRGEVFPFFAAAENLERITPPELAFRIVTPTPVDIREEVRIDYRLRLFGVPFSWRTRISEWDPPHAFIDEQEAGPYHTWIHRHEFVEVTGGTRMTDRVVFDCRWPPCRRRRCRSSAPSSGGSSPTGVGRSDGY from the coding sequence GTGATCACCTTCGCGAACCTCGGCGGCGGACGCCACGAACTGCACACCGAGGCGGTGCTGCCCCTCTCGCGCGGCGAGGTGTTTCCCTTCTTCGCGGCCGCCGAGAACCTCGAGCGCATCACCCCGCCCGAGCTCGCCTTCCGGATCGTGACTCCCACGCCGGTCGACATCCGCGAAGAGGTGCGCATCGACTACCGGCTGCGACTCTTCGGCGTGCCGTTCTCCTGGCGGACCCGGATCTCGGAGTGGGATCCGCCGCACGCCTTCATCGACGAGCAGGAAGCGGGGCCCTACCACACCTGGATCCACCGCCACGAGTTCGTGGAGGTCACCGGCGGCACCCGCATGACCGACCGGGTGGTGTTCGACTGCCGCTGGCCCCCCTGTCGACGCCGGCGCTGCCGATCGTCCGCGCCCAGCTCCGGCGGATCTTCACCTACCGGGGTCGGGCGATCCGACGGCTACTGA
- a CDS encoding Na/Pi symporter, with the protein MIGTVFGGIGLFLLGMMLMTEGLKAAAGDALQRALSRLTGGVASAFASGMVTTALVQSSSATVVMTIGFVSAGLLTFTQAVGVVIGANLGTTSTGWIVSLLGFKVSVGVFALPLVGVGAVLRLLGRGRSTAVGTAVAGFGVIFVGIDVLQAGMASLSTSIDLGRFSASDVVGRLLLVGAGVVMTVVMQSSSAAVATTLTALHVGTVDLSQAAFLVIGQNVGTTVTASLAALGASVPARRTAVAHVFFNVVVGGVAFALAPAFLWIAAELAPAAPGTPPNGTVALAAFHTGFNLLGAMMVLPFAARFAAVVARLVPDRRPSITRNLDPSVAALPAVATEAARLTVMKIGATLAGQVRAVVDGRATAPRRGVAEMTAGALAEVRAFLGGVRTPPELVAEHQRHLQVLHAIDHLDRLAESLDEAPDARRLTAIERFLPLAEIGGALDLATAWLSTRDGAPSPCIGEASARLADARRSGRLATLEEAARGTLDSGEALRRVDTMRWLDAALHHLWRCVHHLHGDGSEPPATDVFPDPEGVGSVRVDQ; encoded by the coding sequence GTGATCGGCACCGTATTCGGAGGGATCGGCCTCTTTCTTCTCGGCATGATGCTCATGACCGAGGGGCTCAAGGCCGCCGCGGGAGACGCCCTGCAACGCGCGCTGTCGCGGCTCACCGGGGGCGTGGCCAGCGCCTTCGCCTCGGGGATGGTCACCACCGCACTGGTGCAGTCGTCGTCGGCCACGGTGGTGATGACGATCGGCTTCGTGAGTGCCGGACTGCTCACCTTCACCCAAGCCGTCGGCGTCGTCATCGGCGCGAACCTGGGCACGACCAGCACGGGATGGATCGTCTCGCTGCTCGGATTCAAGGTGAGCGTGGGCGTGTTCGCTCTGCCCCTCGTGGGGGTGGGCGCGGTGCTCCGGCTCCTGGGTCGAGGGCGATCGACCGCGGTCGGCACCGCCGTGGCGGGGTTCGGCGTGATCTTCGTGGGGATCGACGTGCTTCAGGCGGGCATGGCGTCGCTCTCGACATCGATCGACCTCGGACGCTTTTCGGCGAGCGACGTCGTGGGCCGCCTGCTGCTCGTGGGGGCCGGCGTGGTCATGACCGTGGTGATGCAGTCGTCCAGCGCGGCGGTGGCCACCACCCTCACCGCCCTCCACGTCGGCACGGTCGATCTCTCCCAGGCCGCGTTTCTGGTGATCGGGCAGAACGTCGGAACCACCGTGACGGCCTCGCTCGCCGCTTTGGGAGCCTCCGTTCCGGCTCGCCGCACAGCCGTCGCGCACGTCTTCTTCAACGTGGTGGTCGGAGGGGTGGCCTTCGCTCTGGCCCCCGCCTTTCTCTGGATCGCCGCCGAACTCGCACCTGCCGCGCCCGGCACTCCGCCGAACGGAACGGTCGCTCTGGCCGCCTTCCACACGGGCTTCAACCTGCTGGGGGCGATGATGGTGCTCCCCTTCGCCGCGCGATTCGCGGCGGTCGTGGCCCGTCTCGTGCCCGACCGGCGGCCCAGCATCACACGCAACCTCGACCCCTCGGTGGCCGCCCTCCCGGCCGTGGCGACCGAGGCGGCCCGGCTCACGGTGATGAAGATCGGCGCCACCCTCGCCGGTCAGGTGCGCGCCGTGGTGGATGGCCGGGCGACCGCGCCCCGCCGGGGTGTGGCCGAGATGACCGCCGGCGCTCTCGCCGAGGTGCGCGCCTTTCTGGGTGGGGTTCGCACTCCTCCCGAGCTCGTCGCCGAACACCAGCGCCACCTGCAGGTTCTTCACGCGATCGACCACCTCGATCGCCTGGCCGAATCGCTCGACGAGGCACCCGACGCACGGCGACTGACGGCGATCGAACGCTTCCTGCCCCTCGCCGAGATCGGCGGTGCGCTCGACCTCGCCACGGCCTGGCTCTCGACCCGGGACGGCGCCCCCTCCCCGTGCATCGGCGAGGCCTCGGCCCGGCTGGCCGACGCCCGTCGCAGCGGGAGACTGGCCACCCTGGAGGAGGCCGCTCGCGGGACGCTGGACTCGGGTGAAGCGCTGCGCCGGGTGGACACGATGCGTTGGCTCGACGCGGCGCTCCACCACCTCTGGCGGTGCGTGCACCACCTGCACGGCGACGGCTCGGAGCCCCCGGCCACCGACGTCTTTCCCGACCCCGAAGGCGTGGGCTCAGTCCGCGTCGATCAGTAG
- a CDS encoding universal stress protein, with protein MYRQIVVPLDGSQFAESALPLALALSRTTGARVHLVSVIEPVPTVAFEDWGPAAEKWTREYLARLARGFEDRAGGEISTAVIRGPIVEGIQEEVARMDADLVVMASHGRGAISRFWLGSVADRFVRHADRPVLVVKPDEGEESAAEGPASFDNLLVPLDGSDLSESALTHATAFGELFGSSYHLTRVVAAPQLSYAGEMNPSLLEEFRQQAGAYLEAHAERLRDRGLRVTTSVTISPQSGWAILQEAEAVDCDGIVMATHGRTGLKRALLGSTADKVLRGTRLPLLLYRPTA; from the coding sequence ATGTACCGGCAGATCGTGGTACCCCTGGATGGATCCCAGTTCGCCGAGAGCGCCCTGCCGCTGGCCCTGGCGCTGAGCCGCACCACGGGTGCTCGGGTGCACCTCGTGTCGGTGATCGAGCCGGTGCCCACCGTCGCCTTCGAGGACTGGGGCCCCGCCGCGGAGAAGTGGACCCGCGAGTACCTCGCGCGTCTGGCCCGTGGCTTCGAGGACCGCGCGGGCGGCGAGATCTCGACGGCGGTCATCCGAGGACCGATCGTGGAGGGCATCCAGGAGGAGGTGGCTCGCATGGACGCCGACCTCGTCGTGATGGCCTCGCACGGGCGCGGAGCCATTTCCCGCTTCTGGCTCGGCTCCGTGGCCGATCGCTTCGTGCGCCACGCCGACCGCCCGGTGCTCGTGGTGAAGCCGGACGAGGGGGAGGAAAGCGCGGCGGAGGGGCCCGCCTCCTTCGACAACCTGCTCGTGCCGCTCGACGGCTCCGACCTCTCGGAGTCGGCGCTGACCCACGCCACCGCCTTCGGCGAACTCTTCGGATCGAGCTATCACCTCACCCGCGTGGTGGCCGCCCCTCAGCTCAGCTACGCGGGCGAGATGAATCCGTCGCTGCTCGAGGAGTTTCGCCAGCAAGCGGGGGCCTACCTCGAGGCTCACGCAGAGCGCCTGAGGGATCGGGGACTCCGGGTGACGACCTCGGTTACGATCAGCCCCCAGTCGGGGTGGGCGATCCTTCAGGAGGCCGAGGCCGTGGACTGCGACGGCATCGTGATGGCCACCCACGGACGCACGGGCCTCAAGCGGGCCCTGCTCGGGAGCACCGCGGACAAGGTGCTGCGCGGCACCCGGCTGCCCCTCCTGCTGTATCGGCCGACTGCCTAA
- a CDS encoding DUF1707 domain-containing protein: MTELTRLVTAEERDAAVGRLTAAFADDVLPVAEFERRVSAVWRVATAGELVALTRDLPAASTEAGATPAEPPASGSAPVPAGGSAVPQRLSSIMSNLERRVHGPLPERLRVQATMGNVELDLRDADFRPGTTEIEVKALMGNVEIDLPAHVVVEHRGRAFMGSFVVEGRRGVRASDAPIVRISGRAILSSIEVDIDD; the protein is encoded by the coding sequence GTGACCGAACTCACCCGCCTCGTCACCGCCGAAGAGCGGGACGCCGCCGTGGGCCGTCTGACGGCGGCCTTCGCCGACGACGTCCTCCCGGTAGCCGAGTTCGAGCGGCGCGTATCGGCGGTGTGGCGGGTGGCGACCGCGGGCGAACTGGTCGCGCTCACCCGAGACCTGCCGGCCGCGTCTACCGAGGCCGGCGCAACGCCGGCGGAGCCGCCGGCCTCCGGTTCGGCTCCGGTGCCCGCTGGAGGGTCCGCCGTCCCACAGCGGCTGTCGTCGATCATGAGCAATCTCGAGCGCAGGGTTCACGGCCCCCTTCCCGAGCGACTGCGTGTTCAGGCCACGATGGGCAACGTCGAGCTCGACCTGCGCGACGCCGACTTTCGCCCGGGCACGACCGAGATCGAGGTGAAGGCTCTGATGGGAAACGTGGAGATCGACCTTCCGGCGCACGTGGTGGTGGAGCATCGGGGCCGCGCCTTCATGGGCAGCTTCGTGGTGGAGGGCCGGCGCGGAGTCCGAGCGTCCGATGCACCGATCGTGCGGATTTCGGGTCGCGCGATTCTCTCGAGCATCGAAGTCGACATCGACGACTGA
- a CDS encoding methylmalonyl-CoA mutase family protein has protein sequence MTTANATPPQPAEKRPPATPEPYRPEHPIRVVTAASLFDGHDAAINVMRRIIQASGAEVIHLGHDRSVDEVVNCAIQEDANAIAMTSYQGGHVEYLKYMYDRLQEAGRGEIRIFAGGGGVILPDEIADLEAYGIERIYSPDDGRAMGLQGMIDDLLRRSDFAVGRNASAADLEAARDRDPRAIARLVSAAENFADEHSALLDRIRSEAAERSVPVLGITGTGGSGKSSLVDELVRRFLLDGDERTLGIISVDPSKRKTGGALLGDRIRMNSIHHPRIYMRSLATRQANLALSTHVKDTVDILKLAGFDLIILETSGIGQSDTEIIDHSDVSLYVMTPEYGAATQLEKIDMLDFADLVALNKFDKRGSADALRDVRKQVQRNRKAFDTPVDGMPVVGTIASQFNDPGTTRLYRELMNLVAEKTGADWAHRGAPPEGDESEKIHIIPPQRTRYLAEISETVRRYNDWVDEQSRVAHRLQAVMETLEALRDTGGDDDTGPAALPPAAEAVTEVKASLERQLDGESRAQLENWPALRESYAGDDYVYEVRGREIRVPTTTESLSHQKVPRVALPDFQGWGDTLRWLLQENVPGAFPFTAGVFPFKREGEDPTRMFAGEGGPERTNRRFHYLSLGQPAARLSTAFDSVTLYGQDPAVRPDIYGKIGNAGVSICCLDDAKKLYSGFDLADPKTSVSMTINGPAAMLTAFFMNAAIDQQCEKYIRAEGLESEVESKIERIFADKGLPRPTYQGELPEGNDGLGLMLLGVTGDQVLPADVYARIKADTIQKVRGTVQADILKEDQAQNTCIFSTEFALRLMGDVQEYFTHNKVRNFYSVSISGYHIAEAGATPITQLAFTLANGFTYVEYYLARGLDIDSFAPNLSFFFSNGVDPEYAVIGRVARRIWSKALKLKYGAGSRSQKLKYHIQTSGRSLHAQEIAFNDIRTTLQALYAINDNCNSLHTNAYDEAITTPTEESVRRAMAIQLIINREYGLAKNQNPLQGAFIIDVLTDLVEEAVLREFDRISDRGGVLGAMETMYQRGKIQEESLHYETLKHTGEMPVIGVNTFLSSEGSPTVLPREVIRSTTEEKEGQIGTVAAVQARNAEVGAAALERLQRVALANGNIFEELMDTAKVCTLGEISDALFQVGGRYRRNM, from the coding sequence ATGACGACCGCGAACGCCACGCCTCCGCAGCCCGCCGAGAAGCGGCCGCCCGCCACCCCCGAGCCCTACCGTCCCGAGCACCCGATCCGGGTGGTCACGGCGGCCTCGCTCTTCGACGGGCACGATGCCGCCATCAACGTGATGCGCCGCATCATTCAGGCGAGCGGAGCGGAGGTGATCCACCTGGGCCACGACCGCTCGGTCGACGAGGTGGTCAACTGCGCGATCCAGGAAGACGCCAACGCCATCGCGATGACGTCGTACCAGGGCGGCCACGTCGAGTATCTGAAGTACATGTACGACCGGCTGCAGGAGGCCGGACGAGGCGAGATCCGCATCTTCGCGGGCGGCGGCGGGGTGATCCTGCCCGACGAGATCGCCGACCTGGAGGCGTACGGCATCGAGCGCATCTACTCGCCCGACGACGGTCGTGCCATGGGACTCCAGGGCATGATCGACGACCTGCTCCGGCGCTCCGATTTCGCGGTGGGCCGCAACGCCTCGGCGGCGGACCTGGAGGCGGCGCGCGACCGCGACCCACGAGCGATCGCCCGGCTCGTGTCGGCTGCGGAGAACTTCGCGGACGAGCATTCCGCCCTGCTGGATCGCATCCGGTCCGAGGCGGCCGAGCGGTCGGTGCCCGTGCTGGGAATCACGGGAACGGGCGGCTCGGGAAAGTCGTCGCTCGTGGACGAGCTGGTGCGCCGCTTCCTGCTCGACGGCGACGAGCGCACCCTCGGGATCATCTCGGTCGATCCCTCGAAGCGGAAGACGGGGGGCGCCCTGCTGGGCGACCGCATCCGCATGAACTCGATCCACCACCCGCGCATCTACATGCGCTCGCTGGCCACCCGGCAGGCGAATCTCGCGCTCTCCACCCACGTGAAGGACACGGTCGACATCCTGAAGTTGGCGGGCTTCGACCTCATCATTCTCGAGACCTCGGGCATCGGGCAGTCCGACACCGAGATCATCGATCACTCCGACGTCTCACTCTACGTGATGACGCCGGAGTACGGGGCGGCCACGCAGCTCGAGAAGATCGACATGCTCGACTTCGCCGACCTGGTGGCGCTGAACAAGTTCGACAAGCGCGGCTCGGCCGACGCGCTGCGCGACGTGCGCAAGCAGGTGCAGCGCAACCGGAAGGCCTTCGACACCCCGGTCGACGGCATGCCGGTGGTGGGCACGATCGCCTCGCAGTTCAACGACCCCGGCACCACCCGGCTCTACCGGGAGCTGATGAACCTGGTGGCCGAGAAGACCGGGGCGGACTGGGCCCATCGCGGCGCGCCGCCCGAGGGCGACGAGTCGGAGAAGATCCACATCATTCCCCCGCAGCGCACCCGGTACCTCGCCGAGATCTCCGAGACGGTGCGCCGCTACAACGACTGGGTCGACGAGCAGAGCCGCGTCGCGCACCGGCTGCAGGCGGTGATGGAAACGCTCGAAGCGCTGCGCGACACCGGGGGTGACGACGACACAGGCCCCGCCGCCCTGCCCCCGGCCGCCGAGGCCGTGACCGAGGTGAAGGCCTCACTCGAGCGCCAGCTCGACGGAGAGTCGCGCGCGCAGCTGGAGAACTGGCCCGCGCTGCGCGAGAGCTACGCGGGCGACGACTACGTGTACGAGGTGCGCGGCCGCGAGATTCGCGTGCCCACCACCACGGAGTCGCTCTCGCACCAGAAGGTGCCGCGGGTGGCGCTGCCCGACTTCCAGGGATGGGGCGACACCCTGCGCTGGCTGTTGCAGGAGAACGTGCCCGGCGCCTTCCCCTTCACCGCCGGTGTCTTCCCCTTCAAGCGCGAAGGCGAAGACCCCACCCGGATGTTCGCCGGCGAGGGCGGCCCGGAGCGCACGAACCGCCGCTTCCACTACCTCTCGCTGGGTCAGCCGGCGGCGCGACTCTCGACCGCCTTCGACTCGGTCACCCTCTACGGCCAGGACCCGGCCGTTCGCCCCGACATCTACGGCAAGATCGGCAACGCCGGCGTCTCGATCTGCTGCCTCGACGACGCCAAGAAGCTTTATTCGGGCTTCGATCTCGCGGACCCGAAGACGTCGGTGTCGATGACGATCAACGGGCCCGCCGCCATGCTCACCGCCTTCTTCATGAATGCGGCGATCGACCAGCAGTGCGAGAAGTACATCCGCGCGGAGGGACTCGAGTCCGAGGTGGAGTCGAAGATCGAGCGCATCTTCGCCGACAAGGGGCTCCCCCGGCCCACCTACCAGGGCGAGCTGCCCGAGGGCAACGACGGGCTCGGGCTGATGCTGCTCGGGGTGACGGGCGATCAGGTGCTGCCCGCCGACGTCTACGCGCGCATCAAGGCCGATACGATCCAGAAGGTTCGCGGCACGGTGCAGGCCGACATCCTCAAGGAGGATCAGGCGCAGAACACCTGCATCTTCTCGACCGAGTTCGCGCTCCGACTGATGGGCGACGTGCAGGAGTACTTCACCCACAACAAGGTGCGGAATTTCTACTCCGTGTCGATCTCGGGCTACCACATCGCCGAGGCGGGGGCGACGCCGATCACGCAGTTGGCCTTCACGCTGGCCAACGGCTTCACCTACGTGGAGTACTACCTCGCGCGCGGGCTCGACATCGACTCCTTCGCGCCCAATCTGTCGTTCTTCTTCTCCAACGGCGTCGACCCCGAGTACGCCGTGATCGGGCGGGTGGCGCGCCGCATCTGGTCGAAGGCGCTGAAGCTGAAGTACGGCGCCGGCTCGCGGTCGCAGAAGCTGAAGTACCACATCCAGACGAGCGGCCGGTCGCTGCACGCGCAGGAGATCGCCTTCAACGACATCCGCACCACCCTGCAGGCGCTGTACGCGATCAACGACAACTGCAACTCGCTGCACACCAACGCCTACGACGAGGCGATCACCACGCCTACGGAAGAGAGCGTGCGCCGGGCGATGGCGATCCAGCTGATCATCAATCGCGAGTACGGCCTGGCGAAGAACCAGAACCCCCTGCAGGGCGCGTTCATCATCGACGTGCTCACCGACCTCGTGGAGGAGGCGGTGCTCCGGGAGTTCGACCGCATTTCCGACCGCGGCGGCGTGCTGGGCGCGATGGAGACGATGTATCAGCGCGGCAAGATCCAGGAGGAGTCGCTGCACTACGAGACGCTGAAGCACACGGGCGAGATGCCGGTGATCGGCGTGAACACCTTCCTGTCGAGCGAGGGCTCGCCCACGGTGCTGCCCCGCGAAGTGATCCGCTCCACCACCGAGGAGAAGGAGGGGCAGATCGGCACGGTGGCGGCGGTGCAGGCGCGCAACGCCGAGGTGGGTGCGGCCGCGCTGGAGCGACTGCAGCGGGTGGCGCTGGCCAACGGCAACATCTTCGAGGAGCTGATGGACACCGCCAAGGTGTGCACCCTCGGCGAGATCAGCGACGCCCTCTTCCAGGTGGGCGGCCGCTACCGCCGCAACATGTAG
- a CDS encoding class I SAM-dependent methyltransferase: MTTGGAATDAPPPSCPLCGAANRPFAEAHGRRYRRCDGCLATVLDPRDRLAADEERARYATHENDPADARYRAFLDRLGKPLVDRLPAGAEGLDYGSGPGPTLSIMLEERGFPTAIWDPFFAPDPAPLERTWDFVTCTETVEHFFEPGFEFERLFRLLRPGGILAVMTQPLLDDTDFADWWYVRDPTHVTFFRPETFAWIESHWNWTLEQAAPSVFLFRRAPPVVETG, from the coding sequence GTGACGACGGGCGGCGCGGCGACCGACGCCCCGCCCCCGTCGTGCCCCCTGTGCGGGGCGGCGAATCGGCCCTTCGCCGAAGCCCACGGACGGCGGTACCGCCGCTGTGACGGCTGCCTCGCGACCGTGCTCGACCCGCGCGACCGGCTCGCGGCCGACGAGGAGCGGGCCCGCTACGCCACCCACGAGAACGACCCCGCCGATGCGCGCTACCGGGCCTTCCTCGACCGTCTCGGGAAACCGCTCGTCGACCGCCTGCCCGCCGGCGCCGAGGGCCTGGACTACGGCTCCGGGCCCGGCCCGACGCTGTCGATCATGCTTGAAGAACGTGGCTTCCCCACAGCGATCTGGGACCCCTTCTTCGCCCCCGACCCCGCCCCGCTCGAGCGCACCTGGGACTTCGTGACCTGCACCGAGACGGTCGAGCACTTCTTCGAACCGGGATTCGAGTTCGAACGTCTCTTCCGACTGCTTCGTCCCGGCGGGATCCTCGCCGTGATGACCCAGCCCCTGCTCGACGACACCGACTTCGCCGACTGGTGGTACGTGCGCGACCCCACCCACGTCACCTTCTTCCGCCCCGAGACCTTCGCCTGGATCGAGTCCCACTGGAACTGGACCCTCGAGCAGGCGGCGCCCTCGGTGTTCCTGTTTCGGCGTGCGCCTCCGGTGGTCGAGACGGGCTGA
- the ruvB gene encoding Holliday junction branch migration DNA helicase RuvB produces the protein MSERTEITTPLSLVEDDQVEPSLRPQRLAEFIGQRKVCDALQISVEAALARREPLDHVLFHGPPGLGKTTLASLMARELGVNIKTTSGPVLEKPADLVGILTNQREGDILFIDEIHRLRPIIEEFLYPAMEDWQVDIRLSDGPRAQTMTMKIERFTLIGATTRFGLLTAPMRARFGIVQRLHFYPPDELATIVRRSADILGVDTTQEGAEELARRARGTPRVANRLLRRVRDYAEVRADGRIDRDVARAALELLDVDEYGLDEMDTRVLRALIETFEGGPVGLNSLAVALGEDTATLEEVYEPFLIQEGYLMRTPRGRAATAKAYRRLGFTPPPGASDSQASFFDGGA, from the coding sequence ATGAGCGAACGCACCGAGATCACCACCCCGCTGTCGCTGGTCGAAGACGACCAGGTCGAACCGTCGCTGCGACCGCAGCGGCTGGCGGAGTTCATCGGGCAGCGCAAGGTGTGCGATGCGCTCCAGATCTCGGTGGAGGCGGCGCTCGCGCGGCGCGAGCCCCTCGACCACGTGCTCTTCCACGGCCCGCCCGGCCTCGGGAAGACCACGCTCGCGAGTCTGATGGCGCGCGAACTCGGGGTGAACATCAAGACCACCTCGGGCCCGGTGCTCGAGAAGCCGGCCGACCTCGTCGGCATCCTCACGAACCAGCGTGAAGGAGACATTCTCTTCATCGACGAGATCCACCGGCTGCGCCCGATCATCGAGGAGTTCCTCTACCCCGCGATGGAGGACTGGCAGGTGGACATCCGCCTGTCGGACGGCCCGCGCGCGCAGACGATGACGATGAAGATCGAGCGCTTCACCCTCATCGGCGCCACCACCCGGTTCGGGCTGCTCACCGCTCCGATGCGGGCGCGGTTCGGGATCGTGCAGCGACTGCATTTCTACCCGCCCGACGAGCTCGCCACGATCGTGCGCCGCTCGGCCGACATTCTGGGCGTGGACACCACGCAGGAGGGGGCCGAGGAGCTGGCCCGACGCGCGCGGGGCACTCCGCGGGTGGCGAATCGGCTGCTGCGCCGCGTGCGCGACTACGCCGAGGTGCGAGCCGACGGGCGGATCGATCGCGACGTGGCCCGGGCGGCGCTCGAGCTGCTCGACGTGGACGAGTACGGGCTCGACGAGATGGACACGCGGGTGCTTCGGGCGCTGATAGAGACGTTCGAGGGCGGCCCCGTCGGGCTCAACTCGCTGGCCGTCGCCCTCGGTGAAGACACGGCCACCCTCGAGGAGGTCTACGAGCCCTTCCTGATCCAGGAGGGCTACCTCATGCGTACGCCCCGCGGGCGGGCGGCCACCGCCAAGGCGTATCGCCGGCTCGGCTTCACTCCGCCGCCCGGGGCGAGCGACTCCCAGGCCTCGTTCTTCGACGGCGGAGCGTGA